The following coding sequences lie in one Lelliottia jeotgali genomic window:
- a CDS encoding Phosphatidylglycerophosphatase B: MLSIARRTAAGAAILLIMPLAVWISGWAWQPGQNATWLKALYWVTETVTQPWGIITHGILCAWFLWCLRFRLRPAIMLFVILGAAIIVGQGIKSWVKDHVQEPRPFVVWLEKTHHIPVDTFYNLKRKERGHLVKDQLAEAQEIPKFLRKHWQKETGFAFPSGHTMFAASWALLAVGLLWPRRRTITIAILLVWATGVMGSRLLLGMHWPRDLVVATLISWLLVTFATWLAQRLCGPLTPPPEENKEIEEREQEEV; the protein is encoded by the coding sequence ATGCTTTCGATTGCCCGCCGCACGGCTGCCGGTGCCGCTATTTTACTCATTATGCCCTTAGCGGTATGGATTTCAGGTTGGGCCTGGCAACCGGGGCAAAACGCCACGTGGCTAAAGGCGCTGTATTGGGTAACGGAGACCGTGACTCAGCCGTGGGGGATTATCACGCACGGTATTCTCTGCGCGTGGTTTTTGTGGTGCCTACGTTTTCGGCTTCGTCCGGCGATCATGCTGTTTGTCATTCTCGGCGCGGCGATAATCGTCGGGCAGGGAATTAAGTCCTGGGTTAAAGACCACGTTCAGGAACCGCGTCCTTTTGTGGTGTGGCTTGAAAAAACGCATCATATTCCGGTAGATACCTTCTACAATTTAAAGCGTAAAGAGCGCGGCCATCTGGTGAAAGATCAGCTGGCGGAAGCGCAGGAAATTCCGAAATTTTTACGCAAACACTGGCAAAAAGAGACCGGATTCGCCTTTCCGTCCGGGCATACCATGTTTGCGGCCAGTTGGGCGCTGTTAGCTGTCGGTTTACTCTGGCCGCGCCGCCGCACTATCACCATCGCTATTTTGCTGGTCTGGGCGACAGGCGTGATGGGCAGTCGCCTGCTGTTAGGGATGCACTGGCCGCGCGACCTGGTGGTGGCGACGTTGATTTCCTGGCTGTTGGTGACGTTTGCTACCTGGCTTGCCCAACGGCTTTGCGGACCGCTCACGCCGCCGCCAGAAGAGAACAAAGAGATAGAAGAACGAGAGCAAGAAGAGGTCTGA
- a CDS encoding Osmotically inducible lipoprotein B precursor — MMNLTSKKLAAAVLAVTLAMSLSACSNWSKRDRNTAIGAGAGAVGGAVLTDGSALGTLGGAAVGGIIGHQVGK; from the coding sequence ATGATGAATTTAACCAGCAAAAAATTAGCCGCAGCGGTTTTGGCAGTAACTCTCGCAATGTCTCTGAGCGCATGTTCTAACTGGTCCAAACGTGACCGTAACACCGCGATTGGTGCGGGTGCGGGTGCAGTTGGTGGGGCCGTATTAACCGATGGTAGTGCCCTGGGAACCCTGGGTGGTGCAGCAGTCGGTGGTATCATCGGCCATCAGGTGGGTAAATAA
- a CDS encoding GTP cyclohydrolase II encodes MQLKRVAEANLPTPWGDFLMVGFEELATGQDHVALVFGDISGQTPVLARVHSECLTGDALFSLRCDCGFQLEAALSHIAEEGRGVLLYHRQEGRNIGLLNKIRAYALQDQGYDTVEANHQLGFAADERDFTLCADMFKLLSVDEVRLLTNNPRKVEILSEAGINIVERVPLIVGRNPKNAHYLDTKAAKMGHLLSE; translated from the coding sequence ATGCAGCTTAAACGTGTGGCAGAAGCCAATCTGCCAACCCCATGGGGCGATTTCCTGATGGTGGGTTTTGAAGAACTGGCAACCGGGCAGGACCACGTCGCTCTGGTGTTTGGCGACATCTCAGGACAGACACCGGTGCTGGCACGCGTCCATTCAGAGTGTCTGACGGGCGATGCCTTATTCAGTCTGCGCTGTGATTGCGGTTTCCAGCTCGAAGCGGCGCTTTCTCATATCGCTGAAGAAGGTCGAGGCGTACTGCTCTATCACCGCCAGGAAGGCCGTAATATCGGTCTGCTGAATAAAATCCGCGCCTACGCGTTGCAGGATCAGGGCTACGATACGGTTGAAGCCAATCATCAGCTTGGCTTTGCCGCTGACGAACGTGACTTCACCCTGTGTGCGGATATGTTCAAACTGCTCAGCGTGGACGAAGTGCGTCTGCTGACGAACAACCCGCGCAAAGTGGAGATTCTGTCTGAGGCCGGAATCAATATCGTGGAACGTGTGCCGCTGATTGTGGGTCGCAATCCAAAAAACGCCCACTACCTTGATACCAAAGCCGCGAAGATGGGCCACTTGCTGAGCGAGTAA
- a CDS encoding Orotidine 5'-phosphate decarboxylase codes for MTSVASSSSRVVTESPVVVALDYNNRDSALAFVDRIDPRDCRLKVGKEMFTLFGPQIVRDLQQRGFDIFLDLKFHDIPNTTAHAVAAAADLGVWMVNVHASGGARMMTAAREALVPFAKDAPLLIAVTVLTSMEASDLLDLGVTLSPAEHAERLARLTQKCGLDGVVCSAQEAVRFKAELGQAFKLVTPGIRPQGTDAGDQRRIMTPEQALAAGVDYMVIGRPVTQSADPAQTLKAINASLKKGA; via the coding sequence ATGACGTCTGTTGCATCCTCTTCTTCCCGCGTAGTTACCGAATCTCCCGTTGTTGTTGCACTCGACTATAACAATCGCGACAGCGCGCTCGCCTTTGTTGATCGCATTGACCCACGCGACTGCCGCCTCAAAGTCGGCAAAGAGATGTTCACCCTGTTTGGACCGCAAATCGTGCGTGACCTGCAGCAGCGTGGTTTTGATATATTTCTCGATCTCAAATTCCATGATATTCCCAACACCACGGCACATGCGGTCGCCGCAGCGGCTGACCTCGGCGTCTGGATGGTAAACGTTCATGCATCGGGCGGGGCGCGCATGATGACTGCCGCGCGCGAAGCGCTGGTGCCGTTCGCCAAAGATGCACCATTGCTGATTGCCGTCACCGTGTTGACCAGCATGGAAGCCAGTGATTTACTGGATCTTGGCGTGACGTTGTCACCAGCTGAACATGCCGAGCGTCTGGCGCGTCTGACGCAAAAATGCGGGCTGGACGGCGTAGTCTGCTCTGCTCAGGAGGCGGTACGCTTCAAAGCGGAACTCGGTCAAGCGTTTAAACTGGTGACCCCTGGCATTCGCCCGCAAGGTACTGACGCGGGCGATCAGCGCCGTATTATGACGCCAGAACAGGCGCTGGCGGCGGGCGTCGACTATATGGTTATTGGACGCCCGGTCACGCAATCAGCCGACCCTGCGCAAACCTTAAAAGCGATTAATGCGTCATTGAAAAAGGGGGCGTAA
- a CDS encoding Transcriptional regulatory protein YciT — translation MDAMNSRQQIILQMVIDKGRVSVVELAKTTGVSEVTIRQDLNLLEKQSYLRRAHGYAVPLDSEDVETRMMTHFALKRELAEFAATLVNNGETVFIENGSSNALLARTLAEQKDITIITVSSYIAHLLKETQCEVILLGGIYQKKSESMVGPLTRQYVQQVHFSKAFIGIDGWQPETGFTGRDMMRSDVVNAVLEKGCEAIVLTDSSKFGAVHPYTMGPISRFNRVITDERLSDEHRQQLQRDGLTVDIVKHTA, via the coding sequence ATGGATGCTATGAATTCCCGACAACAAATCATTCTGCAGATGGTGATCGACAAAGGACGCGTGAGTGTCGTCGAATTAGCTAAAACGACCGGCGTTTCAGAGGTAACTATCCGTCAGGATCTGAATCTTCTGGAAAAGCAAAGCTACCTTCGCCGCGCGCACGGTTACGCCGTACCGCTGGACAGCGAAGACGTTGAAACGCGCATGATGACTCACTTTGCGCTTAAACGTGAGCTAGCCGAATTTGCCGCCACGCTTGTCAATAATGGCGAAACCGTTTTTATTGAGAACGGCAGCAGCAATGCCCTCCTGGCGCGCACCCTGGCAGAACAAAAAGACATTACCATTATCACGGTCAGCAGTTATATCGCCCATCTGCTGAAAGAAACCCAGTGCGAAGTCATTCTACTGGGCGGGATTTATCAGAAGAAAAGTGAAAGCATGGTTGGGCCACTAACGCGTCAGTACGTTCAGCAGGTTCACTTCAGCAAAGCCTTTATCGGAATTGACGGCTGGCAGCCAGAAACGGGGTTTACCGGCCGCGATATGATGCGTTCTGATGTGGTGAATGCCGTACTGGAAAAAGGCTGTGAAGCCATTGTGCTCACCGACAGTTCTAAATTTGGTGCTGTGCATCCGTACACGATGGGCCCGATTTCGCGCTTTAACCGCGTGATTACCGATGAACGTTTGAGCGATGAGCATCGCCAGCAATTGCAACGCGACGGACTGACCGTCGATATCGTCAAACACACCGCCTGA
- a CDS encoding Aconitate hydratase: MSLTLREASKDTLQAENKTYHYYSLPLAARTLGDISQLPKSLKVLLENLLRWQDDESVTADDIHALAGWLKTAHADREIAYRPARVLMQDFTGVPAVVDLAAMREAVKRLGGDTAKVNPLSPVDLVIDHSVTVDHFGDDDAFEENVRLEMERNHERYVFLKWGQQAFSRFSVVPPGTGICHQVNLEYLGKAVWSELQGKEWIAYPDTLVGTDSHTTMINGLGVLGWGVGGIEAEAAMLGQPVSMLIPDVVGFKLLGKLREGITATDLVLTVTQMLRKHGVVGKFVEFYGDGLDSLPLADRATIANMAPEYGATCGFFPIDGVTLEYMRLSGRSDEQVALVEAYSKAQGMWRNTGDEPVFTSTLELDMDEVEASLAGPKRPQDRVALQNVPKAFAASNELELNTAQKDRRPVDYVMNGHQYQLPDGAVVIAAITSCTNTSNPSVLMAAGLLAKKAVTLGLKRQPWVKASLAPGSKVVSDYLAKAKLTPYLDELGFNLVGYGCTTCIGNSGPLPDPIEQAIKQGDLTVGAVLSGNRNFEGRIHPLVKTNWLASPPLVVAYALAGNMNINLASDPIGHDRKGDPVYLKDIWPSAREIARAVEQVSTEMFRKEYAEVFEGTPEWKTIKVERSDTYGWQSDSTYIRLSPFFDDMQAQPEPLVDIQGARILAMLGDSVTTDHISPAGSIKADSPAGRYLQGRGVERRDFNSYGSRRGNHEVMMRGTFANIRIRNEMVPGVEGGMTRHLPGTEVISIYDAAMKYQQEGTPLAVIAGKEYGSGSSRDWAAKGPRLLGVRVVISESFERIHRSNLIGMGILPLEFPQGVTRKTLGLTGEERIAVRDLQNLKPGATVPVQLTRADGKTEVLDCRCRIDTATELTYYQNDGILHYVIRNMLN; the protein is encoded by the coding sequence ATGTCGTTAACCCTACGCGAAGCCAGTAAGGACACGTTGCAGGCCGAAAATAAGACTTATCACTACTACAGCTTGCCGCTGGCCGCCAGGACACTTGGGGACATTTCGCAGTTGCCCAAGTCGCTGAAAGTGTTACTGGAAAACCTTTTACGCTGGCAGGATGACGAGTCCGTCACTGCTGATGATATCCATGCCCTGGCGGGGTGGCTTAAAACTGCCCATGCCGATCGTGAGATTGCCTACCGTCCGGCAAGGGTGCTAATGCAGGACTTTACCGGCGTACCCGCTGTTGTCGATCTGGCTGCCATGCGTGAAGCCGTCAAACGTCTCGGTGGCGATACCGCCAAAGTGAACCCGCTTTCTCCCGTCGATCTTGTTATCGACCACTCCGTAACGGTTGACCATTTCGGTGACGACGACGCGTTTGAAGAGAACGTGCGTCTGGAAATGGAGCGTAACCACGAACGCTATGTTTTCCTGAAATGGGGCCAGCAGGCCTTTAGCCGTTTCAGCGTCGTGCCGCCGGGTACCGGGATTTGCCACCAGGTAAACCTGGAATATCTGGGCAAAGCGGTGTGGAGTGAATTGCAGGGCAAAGAGTGGATTGCTTATCCTGATACCCTGGTGGGGACCGACTCCCACACCACGATGATCAACGGACTCGGGGTGTTGGGCTGGGGCGTGGGCGGGATCGAAGCCGAAGCTGCGATGCTCGGCCAGCCGGTGTCGATGCTGATCCCGGACGTAGTAGGTTTCAAGCTACTGGGCAAACTGCGTGAAGGCATTACTGCTACCGACCTGGTGTTGACCGTTACCCAAATGCTGCGTAAACACGGCGTGGTAGGTAAGTTTGTTGAATTTTACGGCGACGGTCTCGATTCTTTACCGCTGGCTGACCGCGCGACCATTGCCAACATGGCGCCGGAGTATGGTGCAACGTGCGGCTTCTTCCCAATCGACGGGGTGACGCTGGAGTATATGCGCCTGAGCGGACGTAGCGATGAACAGGTCGCACTGGTCGAGGCGTATTCCAAAGCGCAGGGCATGTGGCGAAATACCGGCGATGAACCCGTCTTCACCAGCACGCTTGAGCTGGATATGGATGAAGTCGAAGCCAGCCTTGCGGGGCCAAAACGTCCGCAGGATCGCGTCGCGCTGCAAAATGTGCCGAAAGCGTTTGCCGCCAGCAACGAACTGGAACTCAATACTGCACAAAAAGACCGACGCCCGGTTGATTATGTTATGAACGGGCATCAGTATCAGCTTCCCGACGGTGCCGTAGTGATTGCCGCGATAACGTCCTGCACCAACACGTCTAACCCAAGTGTGCTCATGGCTGCCGGGCTACTGGCGAAAAAGGCCGTTACCCTGGGCCTCAAGCGCCAGCCGTGGGTCAAAGCCTCGTTAGCGCCGGGATCGAAAGTCGTTTCGGACTATCTGGCCAAGGCCAAATTGACGCCATACCTCGACGAACTGGGCTTTAACCTGGTGGGCTACGGCTGTACCACCTGTATCGGTAACTCCGGTCCGTTACCGGATCCTATCGAGCAGGCGATCAAGCAGGGCGATCTTACCGTCGGCGCGGTGCTTTCGGGCAACCGTAACTTCGAAGGCCGTATTCATCCGCTGGTCAAAACCAACTGGCTGGCCTCGCCGCCGCTGGTTGTGGCCTATGCGCTGGCGGGTAATATGAACATTAACCTGGCAAGCGACCCGATTGGTCACGACCGCAAGGGCGATCCGGTTTATTTGAAAGATATCTGGCCGTCGGCACGAGAAATAGCACGCGCCGTGGAACAGGTCTCCACTGAGATGTTCCGCAAAGAATATGCTGAGGTCTTTGAAGGCACGCCGGAGTGGAAAACGATCAAAGTGGAACGTTCTGACACCTACGGCTGGCAGAGCGATTCGACCTATATTCGCCTGTCGCCGTTCTTTGACGATATGCAAGCCCAGCCGGAACCGCTGGTCGATATTCAGGGCGCACGCATCCTGGCGATGCTGGGCGATTCTGTCACCACCGACCACATCTCTCCAGCGGGCAGTATCAAAGCTGACAGCCCGGCAGGGCGATATCTGCAGGGACGCGGCGTGGAGCGCCGTGACTTTAACTCCTACGGTTCTCGTCGCGGCAACCACGAAGTGATGATGCGCGGGACCTTTGCCAATATCCGTATTCGTAATGAAATGGTGCCGGGCGTTGAAGGCGGTATGACGCGACATCTGCCGGGAACGGAAGTGATTTCGATCTACGATGCGGCGATGAAATATCAGCAGGAAGGCACGCCGCTTGCTGTGATTGCGGGTAAAGAGTATGGCTCTGGCTCCAGTCGTGACTGGGCGGCAAAAGGACCACGTCTACTCGGCGTTCGCGTGGTTATCTCCGAATCGTTTGAACGTATCCACCGCTCAAACCTGATCGGCATGGGGATTTTACCGCTGGAGTTCCCGCAGGGCGTCACGCGTAAAACGTTGGGTTTAACCGGTGAAGAGCGGATTGCTGTCAGGGATCTGCAAAACCTGAAACCGGGCGCGACCGTTCCGGTGCAGCTCACGCGTGCGGACGGCAAAACAGAAGTGCTGGATTGCCGCTGCCGTATCGACACGGCGACCGAACTGACGTACTACCAGAACGACGGCATTTTGCATTATGTGATTCGTAATATGCTGAACTAA
- a CDS encoding Enoyl-CoA hydratase, protein MTVINQATCKLFTDPDRFTQLAGYYEEERRTVWMMLRAQPRPCFNHALIEEIMNMSWLVRQSGFVVDFWVTGSLVPDMYNTGGDLRFFVECIQNGRREALRAYARACVDCVHAASRGFDTGAITLAMVEGSALGGGFEAALAHHFVLAQRDARLGFPEIAFNLFPGMGGYSLVARRAGMKLAEELIYRGESHTAEWHEQYGLVDVLFEPGHGYVSTRTFIDTLQPKLNGVRAMLRARQRVLQLPRSELMDITEDWVDAAFCLEPKDIAYMERLVMLQNRHNAAGMRKAS, encoded by the coding sequence ATGACAGTCATTAACCAAGCTACCTGCAAACTGTTCACCGACCCTGATCGTTTCACCCAGCTCGCAGGCTATTACGAAGAAGAACGGCGTACGGTATGGATGATGCTCCGCGCTCAGCCGCGTCCCTGTTTCAATCACGCGTTAATCGAGGAAATCATGAACATGTCGTGGCTGGTACGACAGTCAGGCTTTGTTGTGGATTTCTGGGTGACCGGTTCACTGGTCCCGGACATGTATAACACGGGAGGCGATTTACGCTTCTTTGTCGAATGCATCCAGAATGGTCGCCGCGAGGCGTTGCGTGCTTACGCTCGCGCCTGTGTGGATTGTGTCCACGCCGCTTCACGCGGTTTTGATACAGGAGCCATTACACTGGCGATGGTGGAGGGCAGTGCGCTCGGTGGCGGCTTTGAGGCAGCGTTAGCGCATCATTTTGTGCTGGCGCAGCGCGACGCGCGCCTGGGATTTCCGGAAATCGCCTTTAACCTGTTCCCCGGCATGGGCGGATATTCGCTGGTCGCCCGTCGCGCAGGCATGAAACTCGCTGAGGAACTCATCTACCGAGGAGAATCGCATACGGCGGAATGGCATGAGCAGTACGGACTGGTCGATGTGCTGTTTGAGCCGGGTCATGGGTATGTGTCGACGCGCACGTTTATCGATACTCTACAGCCCAAGTTGAATGGCGTAAGGGCGATGCTTCGTGCCCGTCAGCGCGTGCTGCAACTTCCACGTAGTGAGTTAATGGATATCACCGAGGACTGGGTGGATGCGGCATTCTGCCTGGAGCCGAAAGACATTGCTTATATGGAACGCCTGGTGATGCTGCAAAATCGTCACAACGCGGCAGGAATGCGTAAAGCCAGCTAA
- a CDS encoding Inner membrane protein yciS has product MKYLLIFLLVLAIFVISVTLGAQNDQLVTFNYLLAQGEYRVSSLLAVLFAAGFAIGWLVCGLFWLKVRVSLARAERKIKRLENQIAPVTDVPVNTGVPVVKE; this is encoded by the coding sequence GTGAAATATCTACTCATATTCTTACTGGTGTTAGCGATTTTTGTTATTTCGGTCACACTGGGTGCGCAAAACGATCAGCTGGTGACCTTCAATTATCTGCTGGCGCAGGGCGAGTATCGTGTTTCGAGCTTGCTTGCTGTTTTATTCGCCGCCGGATTTGCCATCGGCTGGCTTGTTTGTGGCCTGTTCTGGTTAAAAGTTCGTGTTTCTCTTGCGCGCGCGGAACGTAAAATCAAACGTCTTGAAAATCAAATTGCGCCTGTGACCGACGTACCGGTGAATACTGGTGTTCCGGTTGTGAAGGAATAA
- a CDS encoding Exoribonuclease II has translation MLQDNPLLAQLKQQLHSQTPRAEGVVKATEKGFGFLEVDAQKSYFIPPPQMKKVMHGDRVTAVIHTDKDRESAEPEELIEPFLTRFVGKVQRKDDRLSIVPDHPLLKDAIPCRAERGVEHDFKQGDWAVAQMRRHPLKGDRGFYAELTHFITFGDDHFVPWWVTLARHNLEKEAPNGVATEMMDEGLERRDLTALNFVTIDSASTQDMDDALYVEEGSDGKLHLTVAIADPTAWIAEGSKLDDSAKIRAFTNYLPGFNIPMLPRELSDDLCSLRANEVRPVLSCRMTVAADGTIEDDIEFFAATIESKAKLAYDDVSDWLENSGSWKPENEAIAQQITLLQQLCLSRGEWRKTHALVFKDRPDYRFVLGEKGEVLDIVAEPRRIANRIVEESMIAANICAARVLRDKLGFGIYNVHTGFDPANTEALAALLKTHDVHVDPQEVLTLNGFCKLRRELDAQPSGFLDSRIRRFQSFAEISTEPGPHFGLGLEAYATWTSPIRKYGDMVNHRLLKAVIKGETIARPQEDTTVQMAERRRLNRMAERDVGDWLYARFLNDKAGTDTRFAAEIIDVSRGGMRVRLIDNGAVAFIPAPFLHAVRDELTCSQENGAVQIKGETVYKVTDVIDVNIAEVRMETRSIIARPVA, from the coding sequence ATGCTTCAGGACAACCCGCTGCTAGCGCAGCTTAAACAGCAATTGCATTCCCAGACGCCGCGCGCTGAAGGGGTGGTAAAAGCCACGGAAAAAGGCTTTGGCTTCCTGGAAGTCGATGCACAGAAAAGCTACTTCATCCCGCCTCCACAGATGAAGAAAGTGATGCACGGCGATCGTGTAACGGCAGTGATTCATACCGACAAGGATCGTGAATCCGCCGAGCCAGAAGAATTAATCGAACCTTTCCTGACCCGTTTTGTCGGGAAAGTACAGCGTAAAGACGATCGTCTTTCCATCGTTCCGGACCATCCGCTGCTTAAGGATGCGATTCCATGCCGCGCTGAACGCGGCGTTGAACATGATTTCAAACAAGGTGACTGGGCCGTTGCCCAGATGCGTCGCCATCCGCTGAAAGGCGACCGTGGTTTTTACGCAGAACTGACCCATTTCATTACCTTCGGCGACGATCATTTCGTTCCGTGGTGGGTAACGCTCGCCCGTCATAATCTGGAAAAAGAAGCGCCAAATGGCGTGGCAACAGAAATGATGGACGAAGGTCTGGAGCGTCGTGATTTAACAGCCCTGAACTTCGTTACCATCGACAGCGCCAGCACCCAGGATATGGATGATGCGCTGTATGTGGAAGAAGGCAGCGACGGCAAACTGCACCTGACTGTCGCGATTGCCGACCCGACGGCGTGGATCGCCGAAGGCAGCAAGCTGGACGATTCCGCTAAAATTCGCGCGTTCACCAACTATCTGCCGGGCTTCAATATCCCGATGCTGCCACGTGAACTCTCTGACGATCTCTGCTCGCTGCGTGCGAACGAAGTGCGTCCGGTACTCTCGTGCCGCATGACCGTGGCTGCTGACGGCACGATTGAAGACGATATCGAATTTTTCGCCGCAACTATCGAATCCAAAGCGAAGCTGGCGTACGACGATGTCTCTGATTGGCTGGAAAATAGCGGCAGCTGGAAACCAGAAAATGAGGCTATTGCTCAGCAAATCACGCTGTTGCAACAACTCTGCCTGAGCCGTGGCGAATGGCGTAAAACCCATGCGTTGGTGTTCAAAGATCGCCCGGATTATCGCTTTGTGCTGGGTGAAAAAGGCGAAGTGCTGGATATCGTTGCCGAACCGCGTCGTATCGCTAACCGCATTGTTGAAGAGTCGATGATTGCCGCCAACATTTGTGCCGCTCGCGTGTTGCGCGACAAACTCGGTTTTGGCATTTACAACGTGCATACCGGTTTTGATCCGGCGAACACCGAAGCACTGGCTGCTCTGCTGAAAACGCACGACGTTCACGTAGATCCGCAGGAAGTGCTGACCTTAAACGGCTTCTGCAAACTGCGCCGCGAGCTGGATGCGCAGCCGTCTGGTTTCCTCGACAGCCGTATTCGTCGCTTCCAGTCCTTCGCAGAAATCAGCACCGAGCCAGGTCCGCACTTTGGTCTGGGCCTTGAGGCGTATGCGACCTGGACTTCACCGATCCGTAAATACGGCGATATGGTTAACCACCGTCTGCTGAAAGCGGTTATCAAAGGTGAAACCATTGCCCGTCCGCAGGAAGATACCACCGTGCAGATGGCGGAACGCCGTCGCCTGAACCGTATGGCTGAACGCGATGTCGGCGACTGGCTGTATGCGCGCTTCCTGAATGACAAAGCCGGTACGGACACCCGTTTTGCGGCTGAAATCATTGACGTGAGCCGCGGCGGGATGCGCGTGCGTCTGATCGATAATGGTGCCGTTGCCTTTATTCCGGCCCCGTTCCTGCACGCGGTCCGCGATGAACTGACCTGTAGCCAGGAAAATGGCGCAGTACAGATCAAAGGCGAAACGGTTTATAAAGTCACGGATGTGATTGATGTGAACATCGCTGAAGTGCGTATGGAAACCCGGAGTATTATCGCGCGCCCTGTCGCCTGA
- a CDS encoding Translation initiation factor SUI1-related protein: protein MSDSNSRLVYSTDSGRIDEPKAVVQRPKGDGIVRIQRQTSGRKGKGVCLITGIDEDDATLAKLAAELKKKCGCGGAVKDGVIEIQGDNRDLIKTLLEARGMKVKLAGG, encoded by the coding sequence ATGAGCGATTCCAACAGCCGTCTGGTCTATTCAACGGACAGTGGCCGTATTGATGAACCTAAAGCAGTCGTTCAGCGGCCAAAGGGCGATGGTATTGTGCGCATCCAGCGGCAGACCAGCGGACGTAAAGGCAAAGGTGTGTGCCTGATTACGGGCATTGATGAAGACGACGCAACACTGGCTAAACTCGCTGCTGAATTGAAAAAGAAATGCGGATGTGGCGGAGCAGTGAAAGACGGCGTAATTGAAATTCAGGGCGACAATCGCGACTTAATAAAGACGCTGCTTGAAGCCAGGGGAATGAAAGTCAAACTGGCAGGCGGCTAA
- a CDS encoding Heat shock (predicted periplasmic) protein YciM, precursor, whose translation MLELLFLLLPVAAAYGWYMGRRSAQQNKQDEANRLSRDYVAGVNFLLSNQQDKAVDLFLDMLKEDTGTVEAHLTLGNLFRSRGEVDRAIRIHQTLMESASLTYDQRLLAVQQLGRDYMAAGLYDRAEDMFSQLVDETEFRVSALQQLLQIYQATSDWQKAIDTAERLVKLGKDKQRVEIAHFYCELALQQMGSDDMEKAMALLKKGASADRNSARISIMMGRVFMAKGEFAKAVECLLRVIDQDKELVSETLEMLQTCYQQLGRPDEWVAFLRRCVEENTGATAELMLADVVEQHEGNDTAQVYITRQLQRHPTMRVFHKLMDYHLNEAEEGRAKESLMVLRDMVGEQVRSKPRYRCSKCGFTAYTLYWHCPSCRAWSTIKPIRGLDGQ comes from the coding sequence ATGCTGGAGTTGTTGTTTCTGCTTTTGCCTGTAGCCGCAGCCTATGGCTGGTATATGGGCCGCAGAAGTGCGCAACAAAATAAGCAGGACGAAGCAAACCGCCTTTCTCGCGACTATGTAGCGGGGGTGAACTTCCTTCTGAGCAACCAACAGGATAAAGCGGTCGACCTGTTCCTCGACATGTTAAAAGAGGACACCGGCACCGTTGAGGCGCATCTCACCCTTGGAAACCTGTTCCGCTCGCGTGGCGAAGTCGATCGTGCCATCCGTATCCACCAGACATTGATGGAAAGCGCCTCGCTTACCTACGATCAGCGTCTGCTGGCGGTCCAGCAACTGGGCCGTGATTACATGGCCGCCGGTCTTTACGACCGCGCGGAAGACATGTTCAGTCAGCTGGTGGACGAAACAGAGTTTCGCGTCAGCGCGTTGCAACAACTCCTGCAAATTTATCAGGCGACCAGCGACTGGCAAAAAGCCATCGATACGGCAGAGCGTCTGGTGAAACTTGGCAAAGACAAACAGCGCGTCGAAATCGCCCACTTTTACTGTGAGCTCGCGTTGCAGCAAATGGGCAGCGATGACATGGAAAAAGCCATGGCATTGTTGAAAAAGGGCGCTTCTGCCGATCGCAACAGTGCGCGCATCTCCATCATGATGGGGCGCGTATTTATGGCGAAGGGCGAATTTGCCAAAGCCGTAGAATGCCTGCTGCGCGTGATCGACCAGGATAAAGAGCTGGTCAGCGAAACGCTGGAGATGCTGCAAACCTGCTACCAACAGCTTGGCCGCCCGGATGAATGGGTGGCGTTCTTACGTCGCTGTGTGGAAGAGAATACCGGCGCGACGGCTGAACTGATGCTGGCGGACGTCGTCGAGCAGCACGAAGGCAACGATACGGCTCAGGTTTACATCACACGCCAGCTTCAGCGGCATCCCACCATGCGTGTCTTCCACAAACTGATGGATTACCACCTGAACGAAGCGGAAGAAGGGCGTGCGAAAGAGAGCCTGATGGTGCTGCGTGATATGGTGGGCGAGCAGGTGCGCAGTAAACCGCGCTATCGCTGTTCGAAATGCGGATTTACCGCCTACACGCTTTACTGGCATTGCCCTTCATGCCGTGCCTGGTCAACCATTAAACCGATTCGCGGCCTGGACGGGCAGTAA